The Thermodesulfobacteriota bacterium genomic interval TTCTATTTGTTGACAACATACAATATTTGACACATCCTCCAAAATCCTCTTGACAAGGTTTTTAGTATCCCTTAGTATAAAACATGATAAATTTTTAGTAAAAGCTCCCGTATGATTAGACGCATTTCTCAAGTACAAGAGAGGAGATAACGTTGTGCCATCAATGCGTATATTTTTCTCCTATCACTCATTCTCTTATCCCGAAAAAGCCATAACCCCTCTCAAACTTTCAAAAAAGTAGGAAGATGGCAATTCCCAAACTGTCCCACAACATCTAGCTAGACCACCCATTCTTAGAGCGAAGTTACAAGATTCTGTTTTTAAACAGACCACAGACGCAGCAAAACTTACAACTCTCAAGTCAATGCTGGGAATGACTCTATAATAAATTCGTATGAGTTAAAAAGGGATTGTGATAGATTTTCTAAACAACCAAAAGAAAGGGGGAGACAAGAAAAAAGGGGGGGCTGGCAAATTGCCATTGGCAGAAAGACAACTCATTAAACTAACCAGAGAAAGGAGGGTATATGACTACGTTTGACAAACTGGAGTCCCATTTACGGACTAGGGTAGTGGACATGGCAAAAGCGAAGAAGGAGGGGAAAAAGATAATCGGCTATATCCCCGGAGGGTATATGCCTGAGGAGATGGTATATGCGGCGGGCGCTATCCCCGTAGGTCTCATAAGGGGCGGAGAGCATGTTCCCGTAGAAGTTGCAGGGGCATATCTCTCACGATGGATGGATACCTTCTGTCGGGCACAGATCGGCTACAAGGTGTTGAAAGAAGATGAAATCTACCAGATGATAGATCTGATGGTTGTTCCTGTGACAGACGTGAATATACGGTCTATAGCTGAAATGTGGGGTTGCTATTTTGGTACTTCCGACCTCTTTACCTTTGGTGTCCCTCATCGTAAGACGGAGCATGCCCTTCACTACTACATTCATGGGCTCAATCGTCTTAAAAACAAACTTGAAGAAATTACGGGAAACGAGATTACTGAAACAAAATTAAAGGATGCCGTAGCGCTATCCAACAGAGAGAGGCAACTTCTCAAGGAGATAAGTCTGATGCGGAAGTCTTCCTCCCTGTCCATAACAGGAAGGCAGTTTACACGATTGAACCACATCTCCTTTCTTGGTGAAAAGGCTACCGTAGTAAAGTTGCTTGGAGAGCTAAAGAACGAACTGAAGGAAGGGGCTAAACCATTTAAGGGACCTCGGGTTCTCCTTACAGGCTCTACCCTGGCAATGGGAGACTACAAGATATTCGACCTGATTGAAAAGGCTGGAGGAGATGTAGTTATTGAGGAGTTTGCCGAGGGGGTAAGGAACTATTGGCAGGCTGTTGACCTGAACGGTGATCTGATGGGGGCATTGGC includes:
- a CDS encoding 2-hydroxyacyl-CoA dehydratase family protein, which encodes MTTFDKLESHLRTRVVDMAKAKKEGKKIIGYIPGGYMPEEMVYAAGAIPVGLIRGGEHVPVEVAGAYLSRWMDTFCRAQIGYKVLKEDEIYQMIDLMVVPVTDVNIRSIAEMWGCYFGTSDLFTFGVPHRKTEHALHYYIHGLNRLKNKLEEITGNEITETKLKDAVALSNRERQLLKEISLMRKSSSLSITGRQFTRLNHISFLGEKATVVKLLGELKNELKEGAKPFKGPRVLLTGSTLAMGDYKIFDLIEKAGGDVVIEEFAEGVRNYWQAVDLNGDLMGALADRYFMRRVPPAWFRQSYPERFSFLTGLAKDFNADGAIWYQLMYRDAYDVASHIFPDVFRKETGLSTLKIESDYDEAEVGPFTTRVETFIETIRR